Within the Beduinella massiliensis genome, the region CTGACCGCTAGAAAGATGAAGCAGCCGAGCCCGGCCAATGCCAGAAGATACACAGCGTAAACCCCTGCGTAAAGTCCCCCGAAGAGCGCCGGAACGTACAGCACGCCGACCACGACGCCCAGCGCCAGCGGAAAAGCGCGTGCCGCGCGCACGCGCAGGAGAGAAGACGCTCCGAGCGCGAGCGCAGCCAGGGCAAGCCATGGCACCAGCATCCTGCAGTCCCCCTTTCCGTCTACGGGTTCCTCTCCTCCATCATCGAACGGCAGATCTTCGCCATGTCCGTGACGCTGAGCAGCGTGACAGAGCCAAACGGCGCGCCCAGCAGGCGTTCGATCGCGTAGCGGTAAATCTCCAGCTTGTCCACGATCGCGTTCAGCACGTCGCTCTCGTCCGAGCCCGCGGATAACAGGAACGCGATCTCATCGGTCAGCTGCAGCCCGAGGCGCAGGACGAGCTCCGCCATCCCGTCTCCCGCCGGGGTGAAGAACACGCCCTCTGCGACGCCCTCGCGCACGATGCGCCGCAGGATGGGCAGCGTCAGCTCGAGCTGGCGCTGCTTCATCTTCTCGCGCATTAAAGCGCCGTCCTCGCGGTAAGCTACGCGCACCAGCAAGCTGATGAAGTCCGTCGAATCCGACTGCCAAATGCCGGAGCGCTGAAAAAACGCATTGAGCTTCTCCACCGCGCTGCCGCTGCAGGCGTCCACCGCATGTTGCGCCGCTTGGCAGGAAGTCCGCGCACGCTCCTCACAGATCGCCTCGAGCAGCGCAAGCTTGCTCTCAAAGTGATGGTAAAAGCCGCCCTTGGAAAAGTGCAGCTCGTCCAGAATATCCTGTACGGATGTCTGTTCATAACCGCGCGCATAGAACAGCCGCTCCGCCGTTTCCAGCAGCGCCTGCCTGCGGTCGTCGCCTTTACGCATGCGTGACTTCCCTCCCCGCCATCGCCTGGTGCTTCATGCAGCATCCTTCCCGGGCCGTATACAGACTTATAGTCTGTTATGTTCCTATTATACGTGGAACCCGCCGCCGCGTCAAGCATAGAAAAACAGACCGCCGATATTTCCGGCGGCCTCTGACTGTTAAAAAAGCCTTTTACTTCATCGGAGATGAAGCGGTCTCTGACTTAATTATAGTATATTTCCTTTTGAACGGCTCTATACGTCGTCTGCCATAATTTTTCGCGGTGAAGCTCGATGCCGTTTACATCGTAAAACACCTTATAAGTATCTACGACATAGCCCGTGCGCTTCTTCTTCGCCACCTTGCTCGCACCTCTGGCCATCGACTCGTCGCGGGTATAAATCACCTCGTCGGACGGCGTCAGCGTGCGTATGGTTTCGGAGTACAGGTTGATCGTCGTGCCGTTTTCCAGCATCTTGCCGTACACCTCGACCGTGACCTTCTGATCCTCGTACCACGCAAGAATAAAGACTGGGAAATCCGTATTGTTGCGGAAGACGAAGTCCAGTCTCGGCCAGTCCACCGCCGCGTCCTCGCCCTTAGGCACATACGTGCTCGGCCAAGAATGCTGCGAACGATCCACGATTTCCAGGTTTGCGCGGACAACCGCATTAAAGAGCGTCGAGGAAGTCTGGCACACGCCGCCTCCCGTGTCGTCGATCAGCTGTCCACCGGAAATCGCGCCCGCCTCTTTGTAGCCCTTGGCCTTGGTGCGCTGGCCGGTGCACTCGTTAAAGGAGAGCGTCTCGCCGGGCATGACCACCCGGCCGTTGAGCGCGTCGGACGAAAGCGCGATGTTCGTGTTGCGGTTGTTGTCCTTCGTCGTCTCCGTCGTAAAGGAGGAAACGCGTCCGAACATCGGGGTCAGCATCGCCTGGGTGACCGCTGGCTGAACAGGCGCTCCCGTAACCTCGACCACCGCGTCGTAACGTCCGGCATCCAGCGCCTCCACCACGTCGCGATACAGCCTATCCGCGTCTGCGGCATAACCTACCTGCTCCGGCGTAAAGACGAACGTCTTCGTCACTGGGTCAAAGGCGTACAGCGTCGCGTCCGTCGCAGGCTGATCGATGCGGGCGACGACTACGTCCGTCAGCTCGCGTACCTTTCCCTTGTCGTATCCGAGTCCCGTTTCAAAGGACGCTCCGCCGGTTTTCAGCATCTGAACGTCGCTGTAGCGCTGTTTCAGGCTTCCGCGCCTTCCCAGCGCATAGGCTCTGGCGAGCACTTCCTGCGTATCGAAGCGGATAGGAACCTCTTCGGACGTGATCCGCCATTTTTTGTCGCCATACGTGATCCCGATGGCGAACGCCTCGCTCTGCTGATTGGTATGCGATTCCAGGGTAGCCTGGGCCTCTCCCATCGTCATGCCGCCGATATCCGTGCCGTTTACGCGAATGCCCGGATAGAACGTATCGACGGCCACCTGCCGGGATACCTCCTGAAACTGCTGATAAACCTGATACTCCTGCGCGACCCACCAGGATATCAGGGAAAGGAGCCCTACGCACACGAAGACGACCGGAATCGTCCAATAGGGAAAGACCTTCTTTTCTTCTCTTTCGTACGCGTTCCGCGGAGGCGGCATGCGCCGCACCTGCGTGTTTCTTTGGCTCGTTTCGCTGCCCGGACGCTGAAAGCGGCTGACGTCGCCGCCCGGCCTTCCCGGCGTTTTCTGGCTCGGCATGTCGCGGGGTCTCCTTCTCGATGCGTTTATTGATCGCCCTTTTCAGCCAAGAGCTCCTGCTCGTGCATCCTGTAGGAAAGGATATGCAGGGTATCGCTCAGGTGAACATTGACGACGGGGAAATTTTCCGGGGTACTCAAATCGACCGGCGCAAAATTCCAGATAGCGCGCACGCCCCCCTGGATCAGTCGGTCGCACATCTGCTGCGCCGCCGCATGGGGCACGGCGAGCACGGCGATGTCGACGCCGTGCGAAGCGAGCCATCCATCCAGCTTTTCAATCGGCTGCACGACGATGCCATGCACGTCGATTCCGACGAGCGCGGGGGATACATCGAACATCGCCTGTACCTTGAAGCCTTCCCGCGCAAAAGAAGAGTAGTTCGCCACCGCACGGCCGATATTGCCCGCGCCAATGATGATGACGTGATACTCGCGCGTAATTCCCAGAATTTCCGCGATGCGCATCTTCAGTTCAGATACATGGTACCCAAACCCCTGCTGGCCAAAACCGCCAAAGCAGTTGATATCCTGCCGAATTTGCGAGGCAGTTAATCCCATTCGTTCGCCAAGCTCCTGAGACGAAATTCGGGTAACGCCTGCTTTTTCCAATTCACGCAGGTGCCTGTAATAGCCCGGCAGGCGGCGGACAACGGCGTCGGAGACGCGGGAACGGTAGGCCATCTGCTTGCACCCCACTCACTTCATTGTCATTCCGGCTGTTATGATGACATCCGTACTGTTTAGTATAACAGCTTCCTTTTTTGTGCGCAAGGGGAAAATCCATCGGAGCCGTCTCCGATTTCACAAAATTTTGTCGGACAAGCACCGCCCCAAATGCAGTAATCCGCCGGAAGCGTTGCTTCCGGCGGATTGTATTCACGAAAACAGGCGTTCCAGCTCTTCATAGCGTTCGTGCGTGATGAGCGCGTCCTGCTGCGTGCCGCAAAGGCGAACCACATAGGTCCATCGTCCATATGGCGTGATGCTGTCGATTTCGTGCAAGTTGATGATGTAGGACTTATGGCAGCGATAGAAAATTTCGGGATCCAGCCGCGCCTCGATGTCCCCCAGCGACTCGCTCGTCACGAATCGGCCGCCACCCTTCATGTAAAGGACGGTCGCACGATTTTCGCGCTGAACGAGCAGGATATCTTCCATCGCGACGAAGTTGACGCCCTCCCGGTGGCGGAGCATGAGCCTTCCCGCCGCCACCCTCGCCCGAGGCGCGGCATTCTGCGTAGGGTTAGGCACCGGATCATCCTGCGCGCGCCTCAGCAACACGTCCTGCGCGCGCTCCAGCGTCTTCATCACGCGTTCGAGTTTAAACGGTTTGACCAGATAGTCGAATGCATACACCTCAAACGCATCGGCCATGTACTGATCGTGCGCGGTTGCAAACACCAGAATAATGGAAGGATCCGTATCCTGAATGACGCGCGCCGCTTCCACACCGCTCATTTCCGGCATCTCCACGTCCAGAAAGACGAGCTGCGGCTTTTCCTGCTCCACTTTTTCGAGCAGTTCCCTGCCGTTCGTCGCCTCTCCGCGCAGTTCAAAGCCTTCTACGCGCTCGATCATCTTACGCATGATGGTCCGCATGCCCGCGTCGTCGTCTGCAATGACCACCGGTATCTTTTCACTCATCGCATCCGCATCCTTCGCCTGTCCTGAGGTTTTGTGAGAATTTCAGAGAGGATAATGCCCCGAAGCAGCTCCTGCGCCTCATCCTGCACGTCCTGCGCATGCTGCATGCGAGGCTGCGGCGCCGCGTAGGAGGGCGTACCAAGCTCGTGGCATGGGTCTTCCCCCTCGCCCGCCTGTTCCATTTCCTCCTGCGTCACGGTTCTCGGCTGCATGCGGCTCATCCGCTCCGCATCCAAGCGATGCTCCACGCGTGCGGAGCGCTCGACCGCCGAGGCCTCCCGCAAAATCGGGGCGCCACCTTCTTTTTTGTGCATCCGCTTATGCGAAGGCGCAGGCTGTTCTTCCACCTTCGGCATCTCTTCGGGGTCTTCGCTGATCTGTTTGGCCGCCTCGGCGAAGCGTCCCAGCATCTGCTGCCACTCTCCCTGAGGCGCGCGCGGCATCGCCTTTGCGGCCTGGCCCGCGCTGTTCTTCACCTGCTTTTGGCTGGCACGAACGATCGCCCACACGACAAGGCCGATGACAATTAAAACATCCACGCGCGGTCCCCCTTTCTGGCAGACCGGGGCCCATGGGCCCCGGTCCTCAAGCTTCGTCTTAGACGATTACTTCTTGCTCGGGCGCGGCGGCTCAGCCTGCCCGCCTTCGGGCTTGCCGATCTTGGCGATCGCGTCGCGCATCGTGGTATCGGCGATGGTGTTCTGCATCTGATAGTAATCCATGACGCCCATCTTGCCCTCGCGAAGCGCAGTCGCCATCGCGCGCGGCACTTCCGCCTGTGCCTCGACGACCTTCGCCTGCATCTCCTGCACGGCGGCCTTCATTTCCTGCTCGCGCGCCACAGCCATCGCGCGGCGTTCCTCGGCCTTTGCCTGCGCGATACGCCGGTCGGCCTCCGCCTGATCCATTTGCAGCTGCGCGCCGATGTTGCGCCCGACGTCTACGTCCGCGATGTCGATCGAGAGGATCTCAAACGCGGTGCCCGCGTCCAATCCCTTGGAAAGCACCGTACGGCTGATCAGGTCGGGGTTCTCCAGGACGGACTTGTGCGATTCGGCTGAGCCGACCGTCGTTACGATGCCCTCGCCAACACGGGCGACGATCGTTTCTTCGCCTGCGCCGCCGACCAGGCGTTCGATGTTCGCGCGCACGGTCACGCGGGCCTTGGCGCGAAGCTCGATGCCGTCCTTGGCGATCGCCGCGACGATCGGCGTTTCGATGACCTTGGGGTTGACGCTCATCTGCACAGCCTGTAGCACGTCGCGTCCAGCCAGGTCGATGGAACGCGCCTCTTCAAAGTTCAGATCGATATTCGCCCCCTGCGCCGTGATCAGCGCGCGGATCACGCGATCCACGTTGCCGCCCGCCAGGAAATGCGCTTCCATTTCGCCGATGTCCGGCTGAAGACCGGCCTTCACGGCCATAATCAGCGGTTGCACGATGCGCGCCGGCGCGATTCGGCGAAAGCGCATGCCCACCAGCGTACCGATCGACACCTTGACGCCCGACGCACGGGCAGATATCCACAGTCCCAGCGGTACAAAGCTCAGGAACGTGATAACCACGACCGCTACCAGGACAATCAAGAGAACCATCCAGACCATTTCCATAGGTCAACCCCCTTTTTTCCCAACGAG harbors:
- a CDS encoding redox-sensing transcriptional repressor Rex; this encodes MAYRSRVSDAVVRRLPGYYRHLRELEKAGVTRISSQELGERMGLTASQIRQDINCFGGFGQQGFGYHVSELKMRIAEILGITREYHVIIIGAGNIGRAVANYSSFAREGFKVQAMFDVSPALVGIDVHGIVVQPIEKLDGWLASHGVDIAVLAVPHAAAQQMCDRLIQGGVRAIWNFAPVDLSTPENFPVVNVHLSDTLHILSYRMHEQELLAEKGDQ
- a CDS encoding TetR family transcriptional regulator codes for the protein MRKGDDRRQALLETAERLFYARGYEQTSVQDILDELHFSKGGFYHHFESKLALLEAICEERARTSCQAAQHAVDACSGSAVEKLNAFFQRSGIWQSDSTDFISLLVRVAYREDGALMREKMKQRQLELTLPILRRIVREGVAEGVFFTPAGDGMAELVLRLGLQLTDEIAFLLSAGSDESDVLNAIVDKLEIYRYAIERLLGAPFGSVTLLSVTDMAKICRSMMEERNP
- the floA gene encoding flotillin-like protein FloA (flotillin-like protein involved in membrane lipid rafts), whose amino-acid sequence is MVWMVLLIVLVAVVVITFLSFVPLGLWISARASGVKVSIGTLVGMRFRRIAPARIVQPLIMAVKAGLQPDIGEMEAHFLAGGNVDRVIRALITAQGANIDLNFEEARSIDLAGRDVLQAVQMSVNPKVIETPIVAAIAKDGIELRAKARVTVRANIERLVGGAGEETIVARVGEGIVTTVGSAESHKSVLENPDLISRTVLSKGLDAGTAFEILSIDIADVDVGRNIGAQLQMDQAEADRRIAQAKAEERRAMAVAREQEMKAAVQEMQAKVVEAQAEVPRAMATALREGKMGVMDYYQMQNTIADTTMRDAIAKIGKPEGGQAEPPRPSKK
- a CDS encoding VanW family protein, which produces MPSQKTPGRPGGDVSRFQRPGSETSQRNTQVRRMPPPRNAYEREEKKVFPYWTIPVVFVCVGLLSLISWWVAQEYQVYQQFQEVSRQVAVDTFYPGIRVNGTDIGGMTMGEAQATLESHTNQQSEAFAIGITYGDKKWRITSEEVPIRFDTQEVLARAYALGRRGSLKQRYSDVQMLKTGGASFETGLGYDKGKVRELTDVVVARIDQPATDATLYAFDPVTKTFVFTPEQVGYAADADRLYRDVVEALDAGRYDAVVEVTGAPVQPAVTQAMLTPMFGRVSSFTTETTKDNNRNTNIALSSDALNGRVVMPGETLSFNECTGQRTKAKGYKEAGAISGGQLIDDTGGGVCQTSSTLFNAVVRANLEIVDRSQHSWPSTYVPKGEDAAVDWPRLDFVFRNNTDFPVFILAWYEDQKVTVEVYGKMLENGTTINLYSETIRTLTPSDEVIYTRDESMARGASKVAKKKRTGYVVDTYKVFYDVNGIELHREKLWQTTYRAVQKEIYYN
- a CDS encoding response regulator, whose product is MSEKIPVVIADDDAGMRTIMRKMIERVEGFELRGEATNGRELLEKVEQEKPQLVFLDVEMPEMSGVEAARVIQDTDPSIILVFATAHDQYMADAFEVYAFDYLVKPFKLERVMKTLERAQDVLLRRAQDDPVPNPTQNAAPRARVAAGRLMLRHREGVNFVAMEDILLVQRENRATVLYMKGGGRFVTSESLGDIEARLDPEIFYRCHKSYIINLHEIDSITPYGRWTYVVRLCGTQQDALITHERYEELERLFS